One segment of Carya illinoinensis cultivar Pawnee chromosome 13, C.illinoinensisPawnee_v1, whole genome shotgun sequence DNA contains the following:
- the LOC122292299 gene encoding protein ELC-like, which produces MVLPAVQAGSNPQQTQQFLSSVLSQRGPSALPYSEDTKWLIRQHLVSLTSAYPSLEPKTATFTHNDGRSVNLLQADGTVPMSFQGLTYNIPVIIWLMDSYPRHPPCVYVNPTRDMVIKRPHPYVNPSGLVSVPYLHNWVYPSSNLVDLVRNLSLHFGRDPPLYSQRRPSPSPNPHPNFTPPSPSHPANASASTLGYTRPVIPPRPYPPSPYGGQTEDPSEVYKKNAVNKLVESVLGDMTVMRKAREAEMEGLFNAQAVLRNREEQLKKGLNEMQNEMEGLEQQLQMVLMNTDLLEAWLRENEAKLRIHGDNVDVDDAFESVDVLSKQMLECTASDLALEDVVYSLDKAVQEGAIPFDLYLRNVRLLSREQFFHRATAAKVRAAQMQAQVANMAARISHYGGDTEALRVRA; this is translated from the coding sequence ATGGTGCTACCGGCGGTGCAAGCGGGTTCGAACCCACAACAGACCCAACAGTTCCTGAGCTCCGTCCTCTCCCAGCGCGGGCCCTCCGCGCTCCCTTACTCCGAGGACACCAAGTGGCTGATCCGCCAGCACCTTGTCTCCCTCACCTCCGCCTACCCTTCCCTCGAGCCCAAAACGGCGACCTTCACCCACAACGACGGCCGTTCCGTCAATCTCCTCCAGGCCGACGGCACCGTCCCCATGTCTTTCCAGGGCCTGACCTACAACATCCCCGTCATCATCTGGCTCATGGATTCCTACCCCCGCCACCCCCCTTGCGTCTACGTCAATCCCACGCGTGACATGGTCATCAAGCGTCCCCACCCTTATGTCAACCCCTCCGGCCTTGTCTCCGTTCCTTACCTTCACAATTGGGTCTACCCTAGCTCCAATTTAGTCGACCTCGTTCGTAATCTCAGCCTCCACTTTGGCCGTGACCCACCGCTCTATTCCCAGCGCCGCCCTAGCCCTAGCCCTAACCCTCATCCTAATTTTACTCCTCCCTCTCCTTCTCATCCTGCCAACGCGTCGGCTTCTACTTTGGGTTACACGCGCCCCGTGATTCCACCGAGACCGTACCCGCCTTCTCCGTACGGTGGTCAGACGGAGGATCCGTCGGAGGTTTACAAGAAGAACGCGGTGAACAAGTTGGTGGAATCGGTGCTCGGGGATATGACGGTGATGAGGAAGGCACGTGAGGCGGAGATGGAAGGGCTTTTCAACGCGCAGGCGGTGCTGCGGAACCGGGAGGAGCAGCTGAAGAAGGGCCTCAACGAGATGCAAAATGAGATGGAAGGGTTGGAGCAGCAATTGCAGATGGTGCTGATGAACACCGACTTGTTGGAGGCGTGGTTGAGGGAGAACGAAGCGAAGCTGAGGATTCACGGCGATAATGTTGACGTGGACGACGCGTTCGAGAGCGTTGACGTGCTCTCGAAGCAAATGCTCGAGTGTACGGCATCCGATTTGGCCCTCGAGGACGTGGTGTACTCATTAGACAAGGCGGTTCAGGAGGGTGCGATACCATTCGATTTGTACCTGAGGAACGTGCGGCTGTTGTCGCGTGAGCAGTTCTTTCACCGCGCCACAGCTGCCAAAGTGCGGGCCGCGCAGATGCAGGCTCAAGTTGCCAATATGGCTGCTCGGATTTCTCACTATGGAGGCGACACCGAGGCACTACGTGTTCGGGCTTGA
- the LOC122292147 gene encoding uncharacterized protein LOC122292147, whose amino-acid sequence MVGRKKVAAFHSIIDRTWARATNWRTKFLPAASKEILLKAVLQAIPTYSMGIFLLPQSIIQRLNILLKKFWWGYNEDHTKIQWVKWSLMGKAKDQGGLGFRDLNSFNIAMLAKQSWRILKFPDSLLAQVFKSKYFLHSDLMEARLGNRPFFAWRSIMKDNILIAYETLHGMNTRGRGKEGFMALKLDMSKAYDRVEWSFLERVMLRMGFDVKWVNLIMKCVSSVTYAVLWKESILRSHFNPEEIEKIKAIPISLGGREDQQVWAASPSGLFNVKSAYLLHKEMINQKEGDSSSSREYSEEWKAVWHLKTSNSVKMFTWKACQDALPTLANLYKRKIVENMDCPICKLAPETGVHVLWNCETAKGVWGQGCIKIQKMAGNRTSFSEIWSQMVKNLKKEDLAEAAITARLIWFIRNTLIHGNSFTPPGLIIQAAKMEMKNFKEATDKPQFNPRCTSGQTFELWKKPPEGSYKLNWSARIDKATARVGIRAIIRDPSGQVIGTLQATRSLRTDQFTAESYALLIASSFYKESGISTVIVEGESQKEINILRYEVTDWSQGDLIIEEAKDVLSSCLSWSANLAKKEANNAACILAKNALLMCEDVYELEEISNCTLSTVLSEMM is encoded by the exons ATGGTGGGCAGGAAAAAGGTGGCAGCTTTCCACTCAATCATTGATAGGACCTGGGCAAGGGCTACTAATTGGAGAACTAAGTTTTTACCAGCAGCAAGTAAGGAGATACTACTCAAAGCTGTGCTTCAAGCTATCCCAACCTATTCCATGGGCATTTTCCTCCTCCCTCAGTCAATCATTCAAAGACTCAACATACTACTTAAGAAATTCTGGTGGGGGTACAATGAAGATCACACAAAGATTCAGTGGGTGAAGTGGAGTCTCATGGGGAAAGCAAAGGATCAAGGGGGGCTGGGGTTTAGGGATCTTAACAGCTTTAACATTGCAATGCTAGCAAAGCAAAGTTGGCGCATCCTAAAATTCCCTGATTCCCTACTAGCCCAAGTTTTCAAGAGTAAATACTTCCTGCATTCAGATTTAATGGAAGCAAGACTGGGAAACAGGCCCTTCTTTGCTTGGAGAAGCATTATGAAAG acaacattctTATAGCATATGAAACACTCCATGGGATGAACACTCGGGGTAGAGGCAAAGAGGGCTTTATGGCACTCAAattggatatgagcaaggcgTACGACAGAGTAGAGTGGAGCTTCTTAGAAAGAGTAATGCTGAGAATGGGCTTTGATGTCAAGTGGGTCAATCTAATCATGAAGTGTGTATCTTCTGTCACCTATGCCGTACTG TGGAAGGAAAGCATCCTTAGGTCCCATTTTAATCCAGAGGAAATTGAGAAGATAAAAGCCATTCCCATCAGCCTAGGAGGTAGGGAAGACCAACAGGTATGGGCAGCCTCACCGAGTGGTTTATTCAATGTAAAGAGTGCTTATCTCCTGCATAAGGAGATGATCAACCAAAAGGAAGGCGATTCCTCAAGTAGCAGGGAATACTCTGAAGAATGGAAAGCTGTATGGCATCTGAAAACCTCAAACTCAGTTAAAATGTTCACTTGGAAAGCTTGCCAAGATGCCCTTCCCACGTTGGCAAACTTGTACAAAAGGAAAATAGTTGAGAATATGGATTGCCCGATATGCAAACTGGCACCAGAAACTGGAGTTCATGTGTTATGGAACTGTGAGACAGCAAAGGGTGTTTGGGGACAGGGTTGCATCAAAATTCAGAAGATGGCAGGAAACAGAACCTCGTTCAGTGAGATTTGGAGTCAGATGGTAAAGaacttaaagaaagaagatcttGCAGAAGCAGCAATTACAGCTAGGCTGATTTGGTTCATAAGGAACACCTTGATCCATGGAAATTCCTTCACCCCTCCAGGTCTAATTATTCAAGCAGCTAAAATGGAAATGAAGAACTTCAAGGAAGCCACGGATAAGCCACAATTCAATCCAAGATGCACCTCGGGTCAAACATTTGAATTATGGAAGAAACCACCAGAGGGTTCATATAAACTTAACTGGAGTGCGAGAATTGACAAAGCAACAGCTAGAGTGGGAATTAGAGCAATCATAAGAGATCCTAGTGGCCAGGTGATTGGAACTCTCCAAGCAACAAGATCTTTAAGAACTGACCAATTTACTGCTGAATCATATGCCTTATTGATAGCATCTTCTTTCTACAAAGAAAGTGGAATCTCAACAGTGATTGTGGAGGGTGAATCTCAAAAAGAGATAAACATTCTTAGATATGAAGTAACTGATTGGAGTCAAGGGGATCTGATTATCGAAGAAGCAAAAGATGTTCTCAGCTCGTGTCTGTCATGGTCGGCTAACTTAGCCAAGAAGGAGGCAAACAACGCAGCTTGTATTTTAGCTAAAAATGCTCTTTTGATGTGTGAAGACGTGTATGAGTTAGAAGAAATTTCCAACTGTACCTTATCCACTGTTCTCAGTGAGATGATGTAA
- the LOC122291839 gene encoding pentatricopeptide repeat-containing protein At1g11290, chloroplastic, protein MSSRLSHLTPVVPIKTSKAPPTPSKSSLSSSSSSPVFHTLSPRTHIPAHVYTHPSALLLELCTSLKEIHQIIPLIVKNGLYNEHLFQTKLVSLFCNYGSVNEAARVFEPIEDKLDALYHTMLKGYAKNYSLDSAVSFFCRMKLDDVKPVVYNFTYLLKVCGDNTDLRRGKEIHGQVITNGYASNVFAMTGVVNLYAKCRQIDQAYKMFDRMPERDLVSWNTIIAGFAQNGLPKVTFELVLRMQEEGQKPDSITLVTILPAAADIGSMKIGNSIHGYVVRAGFGSLVNISTALVDMYSKCGSVGTARLIFDRMKQRTVVSWNSMIAGYVENGDAEEAMKIFQNMLDEGFEPTNVTIMETLHACADLGDLARGKFIHELLDQLKLGSDVSVMNSLISMYCKCKRVDLAAKVFKNLRGKTLVSWNAMILGYAQNGRVNEALSHYCEMQSQNIKPDSFTMVSVIPALAELSVTRQAKWMHGIVIRTSWDKDVFVVTALVDMYAKCGAIDTARKLFDMMEERHVTTWNAMIDGYGTHGLGKAAVELFNDMQKGTIKPNDITFLCVISACSHSGLVEEGLSLFSSMKKDYGLKPTMDHYGAMVDLLGRSGKVNEAWDFIQKMPIEPGITVFGAMLGACKIHKNVELGEKAAVKLFELNPDEGGYHVLLSNIYATASMWDKMAKVRTMMEKKGLQKTPGCSLVDFKNEVHSFYSGSTRHPQSKRIYAFLEKLGEEIKAAGYVPDTNSIHDVEDDVKEQLLNSHSEKLAISFALLNTSPGTTIHIRKNLRVCGDCHNATKYISLVTGREIVVRDMHRFHHFRNGTCSCGDYW, encoded by the coding sequence ATGAGCTCCCGCCTCTCGCATCTCACACCTGTCGTCCCCATTAAAACCAGTAAAGCTCCGCCAACTCCCTCCAAGTCaagcctttcttcttcttcttcatctcctgTCTTCCATACTCTCTCACCAAGAACACATATTCCTGCTCATGTATATACGCACCCTTCAGCTCTACTCCTTGAGCTCTGCACTTCCTTGAAAGAGATTCACCAAATTATTCCTCTCATCGTCAAAAACGGCCTCTACAATGAGCATTTGTTCCAAACCAAGCTCGTCAGCTTGTTCTGCAATTACGGTAGCGTAAACGAAGCAGCTCGTGTTTTCGAGCCCATCGAAGATAAACTCGACGCGCTTTATCACACTATGCTCAAAGGGTATGCCAAGAACTACTCGTTAGACAGTGCTGTGTCGTTTTTCTGTCGAATGAAGCTTGATGATGTCAAGCCTGTTgtctacaattttacttatttgTTGAAAGTTTGCGGTGATAATACGGACCTTAGGAGGGGTAAAGAGATTCACGGGCAGGTAATAACTAATGGGTATGCGTCCAATGTGTTCGCAATGACCGGGGTTGTCAATTTGTATGCAAAGTGTAGACAGATCGATCAAGCTTATAAGATGTTTGATAGAATGCCCGAAAGGGACTTAGTATCGTGGAACACGATTATTGCGGGATTTGCACAAAATGGGTTGCCAAAAGTAACGTTTGAGTTGGTTTTACGGATGCAGGAGGAAGGGCAGAAGCCTGATTCGATCACATTGGTTACTATCTTGCCTGCCGCTGCAGATATTGGTTCTATGAAGATTGGAAATTCAATTCATGGGTATGTCGTGAGAGCTGGGTTTGGATCACTTGTAAATATTTCTACTGCTTTGGTGGATATGTATTCAAAATGTGGATCAGTGGGGACTGCTCGTTTAATCTTTGATAGGATGAAACAAAGAACTGTTGTTTCCTGGAATTCCATGATTGCTGGGTACGTAGAAAATGGGGATGCTGAGGAagcaatgaaaatttttcagaaTATGTTGGATGAAGGGTTTGAACCGACCAATGTCACCATAATGGAAACCCTACATGCGTGTGCTGATTTGGGAGATCTTGCACGGGGGAAATTCATTCATGAATTATTGGATCAATTGAAACTTGGATCTGATGTTTCTGTCATGAACTCTTTGATATCCATGTATTGCAAATGCAAAAGAGTGGATCTGGCTGCTAAAGTATTTAAAAACTTGCGGGGCAAAACCCTTGTCTCATGGAATGCAATGATATTAGGTTATGCTCAGAATGGACGGGTGAATGAGGCTCTGAGTCACTATTGTGAGATGCAATCTCAAAACATAAAACCAGATTCATTTACGATGGTGAGTGTGATTCCTGCTCTTGCCGAGTTGTCAGTCACGCGACAAGCAAAGTGGATGCATGGAATTGTAATTAGAACTTCTTGGGATAAAGATGTCTTTGTCGTGACTGCTCTTGTCGACATGTATGCTAAGTGTGGGGCTATTGACACTGCAAGAAAGCTCTTTGATATGATGGAGGAGCGGCATGTGACAACATGGAATGCCATGATAGATGGATATGGGACACATGGTCTTGGAAAAGCTGCTGTAGAACTGTTCAATGATATGCAAAAGGGAACCATCAAGCCAAATGACATAACTTTTCTATGTGTTATCTCCGCTTGCAGCCACTCGGGTTTGGTGGAAGAgggactctctctcttttccagCATGAAGAAAGATTATGGTTTAAAGCCCACCATGGATCACTACGGAGCTATGGTTGACCTTCTTGGTCGATCTGGAAAGGTCAACGAGGCTTGGGATTTCATTCAAAAGATGCCCATTGAGCCTGGGATTACTGTATTTGGTGCCATGTTGGGCGCTtgcaaaattcataaaaatgttGAGTTGGGGGAGAAGGCAGCAGTGAAACTGTTTGAGTTAAACCCGGATGAGGGTGGGTACCATGTACTCCTCTCTAATATATATGCCACAGCTTCAATGTGGGACAAAATGGCCAAAGTGAGAACCATGATGGAGAAGAAGGGGCTTCAAAAAACACCTGGCTGTAGTTTAGTGGACTTCAAAAATGAGGTTCACTCTTTCTATTCTGGAAGCACGAGGCATCCCCAATCGAAAAGAATATATGCTTTTCTTGAGAAGCTGGGAGAGGAGATTAAGGCTGCTGGTTACGTGCCTGATACAAATTCAATTCATGATGTGGAGGATGATGTTAAGGAGCAGTTGCTCAATAGCCATAGTGAGAAGCTGGCTATCTCGTTTGCACTGTTAAATACCAGTCCTGGTACGACCATACACATCCGAAAAAACCTTCGAGTTTGTGGCGATTGCCATAATGCAACCAAGTACATTTCTCTTGTGACTGGTCGGGAAATCGTGGTGCGTGACATGCATCGGTTCCACCATTTCAGAAATGGAACCTGTTCCTGTGGAGATTATTGGTAA
- the LOC122292148 gene encoding uncharacterized mitochondrial protein AtMg00810-like yields MNKPPDYSKGGPNQVSKLLKSLYGLKQASIQWYAKLTSHLLDFGFSQSKADYSLFVKTTNDSFTALLVYVDDILVASDSHDSIAALKVFLNDHFKIKDLGPLRYFLGIEVARCSQGIYICQCKYALDILADSGTLGSKPIKVPMDQNLKLSKAVGSTLKDPSIYRRLVGRLLYLTITRPDISYVVHTLSQFMATPTSAHLAAAHKVLKYIKTTPAQGILFSTASSLQLSTYCDSDWASCPDTRRSVTGYCVLIGNSLISWKSKKQIVVSHSSAEAEYRAMAATCSELTWLRFLLTDLQVDHPQAAQLFCDNQAALHIAANPLFHERTKHIEIDCHSIRDKILDGSISTSHVSTHLQLVDFLTKALPFSVLHTHLLKMGIVNFYSPSCEGVLQHTSATSCYSQGPSTTSRLPSTDYTREEGPD; encoded by the coding sequence ATGAATAAACCACCTGACTACTCCAAAGGAGGTCCTAATCAGGTTAGCAAATTGTTAAAGagtctctatggcttgaagcaagcCTCTATACAATGGTATGCCAAACTCACCTCacatttattggattttggctTTTCTCAGTCCAAGGCAGATTATAGTCTTTTTGTCAAGACAACTAATGACTCTTTTACAGCTCTtttagtctatgttgatgacatactTGTGGCCAGTGACTCCCATGACTCTATAGCTGCTCTCAAAGTCTTCTTGAATGATCACTTCAAAATTAAAGACCTTGGTCCTCTTCGCTACTTTCTTGGTATTGAGGTTGCCCGTTGCTCTCAAGGAATTTATATTTGTCAATGCAAATATGCTCTTGACATCCTTGCTGATTCTGGTACTTTAGGTTCCAAACCTATCAAAGTGCCAATGGACCAGAACTTAAAACTAAGCAAAGCAGTTGGTTCTACATTGAAGGATCCTTCCATTTATCGTCGGTTAGTAGGGAGATTGCTATATCTCACTATTACTCGCCCGGATATAAGTTATGTTGTCCATACATTGAGCCAATTCATGGCCACTCCTACGTCAGCTCACTTGGCTGCTGCTCACAAGGTGCTCAAGTACATTAAGACAACTCCAGCTCAAGGCATTCTATTCTCTACTGCCTCTTCTCTGCAACTTTCAACTTATTGCGACTCAGATTGGGCCTCTTGCCCCGATACTCGTCGCTCTGTCACTGGATATTGTGTACTAATAGGAAACTCTCTCATTTCTTGGAAATCTAAAAAGCAGATTGTGGTTTCACACTCTTCagctgaagctgaatatagaGCTATGGCAGCAACATGTTCCGAGTTAACTTGGCTTAGGTTTCTCCTTACTGATCTTCAAGTTGATCACCCTCAAGCTGCACAACTTTTCTGTGATAACCAAGCCGCGCTTCACATCGCTGCCAATCCTCTTTTTCATGAgagaaccaagcacattgagATAGATTGCCATTCAATTCGAGACAAAATCCTTGATGGTTCAATTTCTACTTCTCATGTTTCTACACATCTGCAACTTGTAGATTTTCTAACCAAAGCTCTGCCTTTTTCAGTTCTTCACACTCATTTGCTCAAGATGGGAATAGTAAACTtctattctccatcttgtgAGGGGGTATTGCAGCATACAAGTGCTACAAGTTGTTATTCACAAGGCCCATCTACTACAAGTCGTTTACCCTCTACTGATTATACACGAGAAGAAGGACCTGACTGA